A window of the Hevea brasiliensis isolate MT/VB/25A 57/8 chromosome 6, ASM3005281v1, whole genome shotgun sequence genome harbors these coding sequences:
- the LOC110631516 gene encoding wall-associated receptor kinase 2-like, whose translation MLSFWLVFLSLTSPTTAKGSPYVVSGCADTCGNVHVPYPFGINITSEISDPRCALNNSEFMFTCNSSYNPPQLFFGENMPIHNISVEEGTISVRIDAAYNCYNNTGLINNFRQSIGLGSGPFRFSDSRNKLTVVGCDTLALMEDEAQSFGSGCVSLCGTNMTLQGSCSGFGCCQTPIPQSLKTLNISLASPRNHSRVWQFNPCEYAFLADERTYNVSELQLSYKPFSPETKRFVTSDVVIEWVVREETCDAAQSSSNPNGFACGDNSNCLYSVNGQGYRCVCKDGFTGNPYLPQGCQDIDECKEPDKYKCDGTCKNTFGGYTCRCPLGMRGDGKVGCQGFRITTIAAFIGAIFSIMVIAFLIIIIYKRRRKEKNFLENGGMLLKHQRVRIFSEAELVKATKNFDASRLLGEGGFGYVYHGVLADDTQIAVKKSKDLDKTRLNQEFQHEIGIVLQVNHKNVVKIIGLCLETKVPLLVYEFISNGTLFHHIHHKKYQILAHWKNRLRIAAETALALDYLHSLADPPIIHGDVKSSNILLDDSYTAKVSDFGDSMLISPGQSDMATKIQGTFGYLDPEYLMTGNLTEKSDVYSFGVVLVELLTGEKPNSSERFGDKRNIIQYFLSSLENHDLHQIICFNVASESEMEEIGVCADLAKQCLRISGMDRPTMKEVAEELGRLRKLNQSSWKHSQNSQETKYLMAESSYSIENGTS comes from the exons ATGTTGTCTTTCTGGCTTGTGTTTTTGTCATTAACATCTCCAACAACAGCTAAAGGTTCACCGTATGTAGTCTCTGGTTGTGCTGACACGTGCGGCAATGTTCATGTTCCATACCCATTTGGAATCAACATCACATCAGAGATAAGTGATCCTAGATGTGCCTTAAATAACTCTGAATTCATGTTTACTTGCAATTCTAGTTATAATCCTCCTCAACTATTTTTTGGTGAAAACATGCCTATTCACAATATCTCGGTGGAAGAAGGCACAATCTCTGTAAGAATTGATGCAGCATATAACTGCTACAACAATACAGGTTTGATCAATAACTTCAGACAGTCCATCGGGTTGGGAAGTGGCCCGTTCAGGTTCTCGGATTCTCGTAACAAGCTAACTGTTGTTGGGTGCGATACCTTAGCCCTCATGGAAGATGAAGCACAGAGTTTCGGTAGTGGCTGTGTATCTCTATGTGGTACGAACATGACTCTACAGGGTTCCTGCTCAGGTTTTGGGTGCTGTCAGACTCCAATACCACAGAGTCTCAAGACATTAAATATTAGTCTTGCAAGTCCAAGAAACCACAGCAGAGTTTGGCAATTCAATCCCTGTGAATATGCCTTTCTAGCAGATGAAAGAACTTACAATGTTTCTGAGCTGCAGCTTTCTTATAAACCATTTTCGCCTGAAACTAAAAGATTTGTAACGTCAGATGTTGTGATTGAATGGGTAGTACGAGAGGAAACATGTGACGCAGCTCAATCAAGTTCAAACCCGAATGGATTTGCCTGTGGCGATAATTCTAATTGCTTATACTCTGTTAATGGCCAAGGATATCGTTGTGTATGTAAAGATGGATTCACAGGAAATCCCTATCTTCCACAAGGATGCCAAG ACATCGATGAGTGCAAAGAACCTGATAAGTACAAATGTGATGGCACTTGCAAGAATACTTTTGGGGGTTATACTTGCAGATGCCCTCTTGGGATGCGCGGCGATGGTAAAGTTGGTTGTCAAGGATTTCGCATCACAACTATTGCTGCAT TTATTGGAGCTATTTTTTCAATTATGGTTATTGCTTTCTTGATTATAATTATCTACAAGAGGCGAAGAAAGGAGAAAAATTTTCTGGAAAATGGAGGTATGTTGTTGAAGCATCAACGAGTAAGAATCTTCAGCGAAGCGGAGTTAGTAAAGGCTACCAAGAACTTTGATGCAAGTCGCCTTCTTGGAGAAGGGGGTTTTGGATATGTTTACCATGGAGTTTTGGCAGATGATACTCAGATTGCAGTAAAGAAATCTAAAGACTTGGACAAAACTCGACTAAATCAGGAGTTTCAACACGAAATTGGCATTGTTTTACAGGTCAATCATAAAAATGTTGTTAAGATCATAGGCCTATGTTTGGAGACCAAAGTTCCATTGTTAGTTTACGAATTCATTTCAAATGGAACCCTTTTCCACCATATTCATCACAAGAAGTATCAGATATTAGCACACTGGAAAAATCGCCTGAGGATTGCTGCAGAGACTGCCCTGGCACTTGACTACTTGCATTCTTTAGCAGATCCTCCAATTATTCATGGAGATGTGAAGTCATCGAACATACTCTTAGATGATAGTTACACTGCAAAGGTATCCGATTTTGGAGATTCAATGCTAATTTCCCCAGGTCAATCTGATATGGCTACAAAAATACAAGGGACTTTTGGCTACCTAGATCCAGAGTATCTTATGACAGGTAATTTAACAGAAAAGAGTGATGTATATAGTTTTGGGGTTGTTCTTGTTGAGCTTTTAACAGGAGAGAAACCAAACTCTAGTGAGAGATTTGGGGACAAGAGAAATATCATTCAATATTTTCTTTCGTCGCTAGAAAATCACGATCTACATCAGATAATTTGTTTCAATGTAGCTAGTGAAAGTGAAATGGAAGAAATTGGAGTTTGTGCAGATCTTGCAAAGCAATGCTTGCGTATTAGTGGGATGGATAGGCCAACCATGAAAGAAGTTGCTGAGGAGCTTGGCAGATTGAGAAAGTTGAATCAAAGTTCATGGAAGCACAGCCAAAATAGCCAAGAGACAAAGTACTTAATGGCAGAATCATCTTACTCCATTGAAAATGGAACTTCATAG